One genomic window of Halorhabdus sp. CBA1104 includes the following:
- a CDS encoding DUF192 domain-containing protein, with amino-acid sequence MRVVHDPSDGTERRTLATDVHVADGFWAKFRGLRGRSSIPADFALVFPFEAVGRRDIDMVFVRTPIDVVWVRDGDVQQVSTLRSWIGFGLAKADCVIELPPGGADDVEVGDRVVLEDDNA; translated from the coding sequence ATGCGCGTCGTCCACGACCCGAGCGACGGGACCGAGCGTCGAACGCTCGCGACGGATGTCCACGTCGCCGATGGTTTCTGGGCGAAGTTCCGCGGACTCCGGGGCCGTTCCTCGATCCCAGCGGACTTCGCTCTCGTCTTTCCTTTCGAGGCCGTCGGCCGCCGAGATATCGATATGGTGTTCGTCCGCACGCCGATCGACGTCGTGTGGGTCCGCGATGGCGACGTCCAGCAGGTATCGACGCTCCGGTCTTGGATCGGCTTCGGGCTGGCGAAAGCCGACTGCGTGATCGAGCTTCCCCCTGGCGGGGCCGACGACGTCGAGGTGGGCGATCGTGTTGTCCTCGAAGACGACAACGCCTGA
- a CDS encoding (R)-citramalate synthase, giving the protein MPGLFGEHPATEPLESLSDVALLDTTLRDGEQAPGVSLSPEEKARIARELDAAGIDVIEAGSAVTGPGERETIRRVTSMDLDATITSFARNVRGDIDLAVETGVDGVHLVVPASDRHIEGKLSTTREDVIADTAELVEYAVDHDLWVEVIGEDGSRADLDFLEELMAAALDAGADRVCYADTVGHATPDRTLDAVSRLAALGPTSTHTHDDLGLAVTNALVSLAAGADLVHGTINGIGERAGNVALEEVAIALEHGYGVETMDLDRVYDLAQLIANKTGIPLAPNKAVVGENAFTHESGIHTDGTLKDESMYEPYPPEKVGRERRLALGKHAGRAGVEAALAEHGIEVVDAELDAIFERVKELGERDKRVTDADLLAIAEDVQDRDRERRVRVEDLTTIAGSGTPTASVNVVIDGVERTEAAVGDGPVDAAMNAVEDALGRAVDWNLDSYHVDAITGRTDALVTVEVEMSRGDRSVTVARSDADITRASVEAMVDAIDRLVEPETEPLVADD; this is encoded by the coding sequence TTGCCAGGATTGTTCGGCGAGCACCCCGCGACCGAGCCACTCGAATCGCTCTCGGACGTGGCGTTGCTCGATACGACGCTCCGTGACGGTGAACAGGCTCCAGGGGTATCGCTGTCCCCTGAGGAAAAAGCACGCATCGCCCGCGAACTCGATGCCGCCGGGATCGACGTGATCGAGGCCGGCAGTGCCGTCACCGGCCCCGGCGAACGCGAGACGATCCGCCGCGTCACGTCGATGGATCTGGACGCGACGATCACCAGCTTCGCCCGGAACGTCCGCGGGGACATCGACCTCGCCGTCGAGACCGGTGTCGACGGCGTCCACCTGGTCGTCCCGGCCAGTGACCGCCATATCGAGGGCAAGCTCTCGACGACCCGCGAGGATGTGATCGCCGACACCGCCGAGTTGGTCGAATACGCCGTCGATCACGACCTCTGGGTCGAGGTGATCGGCGAGGACGGCTCCCGGGCCGATCTGGATTTCCTTGAAGAACTCATGGCCGCGGCCCTCGATGCCGGCGCTGATCGGGTTTGCTACGCCGACACAGTTGGTCACGCCACGCCCGATCGCACGCTCGATGCGGTCTCGCGGCTCGCGGCTCTCGGGCCGACGAGCACTCACACCCACGACGACCTCGGGCTGGCGGTCACCAACGCCCTGGTCTCGCTTGCGGCCGGTGCCGATCTCGTCCACGGGACCATCAACGGCATCGGCGAGCGAGCCGGCAACGTCGCCTTAGAAGAGGTCGCCATCGCCTTAGAGCACGGTTACGGTGTCGAGACGATGGACCTCGACCGGGTGTACGATCTCGCCCAGCTCATCGCCAACAAGACCGGTATCCCGCTGGCTCCGAACAAGGCCGTCGTCGGCGAGAACGCCTTCACCCACGAGAGTGGCATCCACACGGACGGCACGCTCAAAGACGAGTCGATGTACGAGCCCTACCCACCCGAGAAGGTGGGCCGGGAGCGACGGCTTGCGCTTGGTAAACACGCCGGGCGGGCCGGTGTCGAGGCCGCCCTCGCCGAGCACGGGATCGAAGTCGTCGATGCGGAACTCGACGCCATCTTCGAGCGCGTCAAGGAACTCGGCGAGCGTGACAAGCGCGTCACTGATGCCGACCTGCTGGCCATCGCCGAGGACGTCCAGGACCGTGATCGCGAGCGCCGTGTCAGAGTCGAGGACCTGACGACTATCGCCGGAAGTGGCACACCGACCGCGAGCGTCAACGTCGTCATCGACGGCGTCGAGCGGACCGAGGCCGCGGTCGGCGACGGCCCCGTCGACGCGGCGATGAACGCCGTCGAGGACGCGCTGGGCCGTGCCGTCGACTGGAACCTCGATTCCTACCACGTCGATGCCATCACCGGCCGGACGGACGCTCTCGTCACCGTCGAGGTCGAGATGTCGCGGGGCGATCGCTCGGTGACGGTTGCACGCAGCGACGCCGACATCACTCGGGCCTCCGTCGAGGCGATGGTCGATGCGATCGATCGGCTGGTCGAACCAGAAACTGAACCGCTCGTGGCTGACGACTGA
- a CDS encoding histidine kinase N-terminal 7TM domain-containing protein, giving the protein MQELRIIVALAAASISLLLAMYTFVVRWHRRPSKTLAAFGVLMLGTTGWALTAGLGYIAPTADGMRLWLHLEQVAIVLVPSAWFALAVSYTGRENWLTRKTVTLLAVEPIITLLVTASNRWHGLMWAETTVATAMDGTVSLEYTFGLYHYLHLAYSYTLVLASIGLFLWMVLTSDRLYRRQSVALTVGVLAPLATNIFAGSGQPWDVLFTMPTGLTIAGLALGYAIFRFRLLDVVPVGRATVIEKMRDGFVVLDEHDRIVDLNATARTLAGDDVIGTQATTALPELSQLFESRDPESRTHDDIVVETDDGQRFYTAHLTPLRDDGSLGRLLTIRDVTDNRRIEKRYQALIENASDIITVVDQEGTLAYVSPSVKRILGREPETLRGQSPLEYVHPDDRARVKTAFADIGVDTGTVRFECRVEDADGTVRVVESVGQDLTENPFVQGIVVHTRDVTERHQREQELERANEHLEAFASAISHDLRNPLNVAAGNLELARTEREEAYFQRVESAHERMETLIDDLLRLAKQGQTVAETDQVDLETVATDAWETVETAQATLDIRETDTIDADRNRLRQLFENLYRNAIDHAGEDVTVRVGTVSDGFFVEDDGPGIPADQRQAVFQSGYTTSTDGTGFGLAIVRNIVDAHGWSIQAVESESEGARFEINCVEAIAETTAPAAPSGQG; this is encoded by the coding sequence ATGCAGGAACTCCGCATCATCGTCGCGCTTGCTGCCGCCAGCATCTCGCTTCTGCTGGCGATGTACACGTTCGTCGTCCGCTGGCATCGGCGCCCAAGCAAGACACTCGCGGCGTTCGGCGTGTTGATGCTCGGGACGACAGGATGGGCACTCACAGCGGGATTGGGGTATATCGCACCGACCGCCGACGGGATGAGACTGTGGCTCCACCTCGAACAGGTCGCCATCGTGCTCGTTCCCAGCGCGTGGTTCGCACTCGCAGTGTCGTATACGGGCCGAGAAAATTGGCTCACCCGGAAGACAGTCACACTGCTCGCCGTCGAGCCGATCATCACCCTGTTGGTGACGGCGAGTAATCGCTGGCACGGCCTCATGTGGGCCGAGACGACCGTGGCGACGGCCATGGACGGCACGGTGTCTCTGGAGTACACCTTCGGCCTGTATCACTATCTCCACCTGGCGTACTCCTATACGCTGGTACTGGCAAGCATCGGTCTGTTTCTGTGGATGGTCCTGACCTCCGATCGGCTCTATCGTCGCCAGTCGGTCGCGCTGACCGTCGGCGTCCTGGCCCCACTCGCGACGAACATCTTCGCCGGGAGTGGGCAACCGTGGGACGTGCTGTTCACGATGCCGACAGGATTGACGATTGCGGGGCTGGCGCTTGGGTATGCCATCTTCCGCTTTCGATTGTTGGACGTCGTTCCAGTCGGGCGGGCGACCGTTATCGAGAAGATGCGTGATGGATTCGTCGTGCTCGACGAGCACGATCGGATCGTCGATCTGAACGCAACCGCCCGGACGTTAGCTGGTGACGATGTGATCGGCACGCAAGCGACGACGGCACTGCCAGAGTTGTCACAGTTGTTCGAATCTCGCGATCCCGAGAGTCGGACCCACGACGATATCGTCGTCGAGACCGACGACGGACAACGCTTCTATACGGCTCATCTCACCCCGCTCCGGGACGACGGTTCTCTCGGACGGCTGCTGACGATCCGTGACGTCACCGACAATCGACGCATCGAGAAACGCTACCAGGCACTCATCGAGAACGCGTCGGATATCATCACGGTCGTCGATCAGGAGGGAACACTGGCATACGTCAGCCCGTCGGTCAAGCGCATCCTCGGACGCGAGCCGGAGACACTCCGTGGCCAATCACCACTCGAATACGTGCATCCGGACGACCGCGCCCGAGTCAAAACCGCCTTTGCCGATATCGGCGTCGATACCGGAACCGTCCGGTTCGAGTGTCGGGTCGAAGACGCCGACGGGACCGTTCGCGTCGTCGAGTCGGTCGGTCAGGACCTCACCGAGAACCCATTCGTCCAGGGGATCGTCGTACACACGCGTGACGTGACCGAGCGACACCAACGGGAACAGGAACTCGAACGCGCGAACGAACACCTAGAGGCCTTTGCGAGTGCGATCAGCCACGACCTCCGAAACCCACTCAACGTCGCGGCGGGCAACCTCGAACTGGCGCGGACAGAGAGAGAAGAAGCATACTTCCAGCGCGTCGAAAGTGCCCACGAGCGGATGGAGACACTCATTGACGATCTACTCAGGCTTGCAAAGCAGGGCCAAACCGTCGCCGAAACGGACCAAGTAGATCTCGAGACGGTCGCAACCGACGCCTGGGAGACCGTCGAAACGGCCCAAGCGACACTCGACATACGAGAGACGGATACCATCGATGCCGACCGGAACCGGCTCAGGCAGTTGTTCGAGAACCTCTATCGGAACGCGATCGACCACGCCGGTGAGGACGTCACTGTCCGCGTTGGGACGGTTTCGGACGGGTTCTTCGTCGAAGACGACGGTCCGGGCATCCCGGCCGACCAACGCCAAGCGGTGTTTCAAAGCGGCTACACCACGAGTACCGACGGGACCGGATTCGGTCTCGCTATCGTCCGAAACATCGTCGACGCCCACGGCTGGTCGATCCAGGCTGTCGAAAGCGAGTCGGAGGGCGCACGCTTCGAGATCAATTGTGTCGAGGCCATCGCGGAAACGACTGCGCCGGCAGCGCCATCCGGACAGGGGTAA
- a CDS encoding multidrug efflux SMR transporter, whose amino-acid sequence MAWWILFVAGLFEIAWAIGLEYSDGLSKPLPTIGTAVALVISMLLLAQAVKELPVGTAYAVWTGIGAVGTASLGIVLFDEPATLARIFFIGTIVVGIVGLHLVSGGS is encoded by the coding sequence ATGGCCTGGTGGATCCTCTTCGTGGCTGGCCTCTTCGAAATCGCTTGGGCGATCGGGCTCGAATACTCAGATGGGCTCTCGAAGCCGTTGCCGACCATTGGGACGGCTGTCGCGCTCGTGATCAGTATGCTCCTCCTGGCTCAGGCCGTCAAAGAACTCCCGGTGGGGACTGCTTATGCCGTCTGGACCGGAATCGGAGCCGTCGGGACGGCTTCTCTCGGCATCGTACTTTTCGACGAACCAGCCACGCTCGCACGCATTTTCTTTATTGGGACGATCGTCGTCGGCATCGTCGGTCTGCATCTCGTCTCCGGCGGGTCCTGA
- a CDS encoding redoxin domain-containing protein — protein MIEDGAMAPDFSLPGIVDGEPEYYNLLDPLQAGSAALLLWYPVDFVPTITPDLVAAGEWLDRDDLVVWGISSDSLFAHEEYAATREIDIPLLSDLHVSIADAYDVVAEDVRGHAGVPERAVFVVDPDWTVRYAWHSEDPLSEPAHSPFVGAAETLSTVLAEPFEAPPVSYQ, from the coding sequence ATGATCGAAGACGGCGCGATGGCACCGGACTTCTCACTGCCGGGCATCGTCGACGGCGAGCCCGAGTACTACAACCTGCTTGATCCTCTCCAGGCAGGTTCGGCGGCACTCTTGTTGTGGTATCCAGTCGATTTCGTCCCGACGATTACGCCGGATCTGGTCGCGGCCGGCGAGTGGCTCGACAGAGACGATCTGGTCGTCTGGGGGATCTCCTCGGATAGCCTCTTTGCCCACGAGGAGTACGCCGCAACTCGCGAGATTGACATTCCACTTTTGTCGGACCTGCACGTGTCGATCGCCGATGCCTACGACGTCGTCGCCGAGGACGTCCGCGGACACGCCGGCGTTCCCGAACGGGCGGTCTTCGTGGTCGATCCCGACTGGACGGTCCGGTATGCCTGGCACAGCGAGGACCCACTCTCGGAACCCGCACACTCGCCGTTCGTCGGTGCGGCCGAGACGCTCTCGACGGTGCTCGCCGAGCCGTTCGAAGCACCTCCCGTTTCGTATCAGTGA
- a CDS encoding low molecular weight phosphatase family protein yields the protein MTEDVTKLAFVCVQNAGRSQMSTAFAERERERRGLEDEVEIVTGGTDPAEAVHDTVIETMADVGVDLSDRVPRAVSTAQLNECDVVATMGCSTLELDADVEVRDWALPDPDGEDPETVRDIRQQVANNVRELFEELFGPAE from the coding sequence ATGACAGAAGACGTAACCAAGCTGGCGTTTGTCTGCGTCCAGAACGCGGGTCGCAGCCAGATGTCGACGGCCTTTGCCGAACGCGAGCGCGAGCGCCGCGGGCTCGAAGACGAGGTAGAAATCGTCACCGGCGGGACCGACCCAGCTGAGGCGGTCCACGATACAGTTATCGAGACGATGGCCGACGTCGGCGTCGACCTGTCTGATCGGGTCCCACGGGCGGTCTCGACCGCCCAACTCAACGAGTGTGACGTCGTAGCGACGATGGGCTGTTCGACGCTCGAACTCGATGCCGACGTCGAGGTTCGTGATTGGGCGTTGCCCGACCCCGACGGTGAAGATCCCGAGACTGTTCGTGACATCCGCCAGCAGGTTGCGAACAACGTCCGCGAGCTGTTCGAGGAACTGTTCGGGCCAGCCGAGTAG
- a CDS encoding helix-turn-helix transcriptional regulator, with the protein MAAQSTDYRVEPETMARLEAILDGSDPGGTLDIFEALSDERRLLVMRLLGESALCVCDLVALFEVDYSKLSYHLKVLKDAGLVTTDRDGNYVTYQPSECGKEVIDVIEQFE; encoded by the coding sequence ATGGCCGCACAATCTACCGACTACCGGGTCGAGCCCGAAACGATGGCGCGGCTCGAAGCGATCCTCGACGGCAGCGACCCCGGTGGCACGCTGGATATCTTCGAGGCACTGTCCGACGAGCGGCGGCTACTCGTTATGCGGCTACTCGGGGAGTCAGCGCTGTGTGTCTGTGATCTGGTCGCACTGTTCGAGGTCGACTACTCGAAGCTCTCGTATCACCTCAAGGTACTCAAGGACGCAGGCCTGGTGACGACAGACCGGGACGGGAACTACGTGACCTACCAGCCGAGCGAGTGTGGCAAAGAGGTTATCGACGTGATCGAACAGTTCGAGTGA
- a CDS encoding bifunctional nuclease family protein, giving the protein MEHEATIEGVGVGVGEDGAGAPVVLLRAREQLVPIFVSGDQAQSMQLAIENEPFERPLTHDLLIEMISEFGAAIDRVRIDDLSEGTFYAKIDAEQYVEGSRKSAVFDARPSDGIAIALREDCPIIVSDEVVEQAGQPPEAFEPDDEPDLDIDEPAEFSPDLEPDESDEPDEFDF; this is encoded by the coding sequence ATGGAACACGAAGCGACGATCGAGGGGGTCGGCGTCGGCGTCGGAGAGGACGGGGCGGGGGCGCCAGTGGTGTTGTTGAGAGCGCGCGAGCAACTGGTCCCGATCTTCGTGAGCGGCGATCAGGCCCAATCGATGCAACTGGCTATCGAAAACGAACCGTTCGAACGGCCGCTGACGCACGACCTCCTCATCGAGATGATCTCGGAGTTCGGCGCGGCGATCGATCGTGTCCGCATCGACGATCTCTCAGAAGGGACCTTCTACGCGAAGATCGATGCCGAACAGTACGTCGAGGGGTCTCGTAAGAGTGCAGTCTTCGATGCCCGTCCCAGCGACGGCATCGCCATCGCCCTCCGGGAAGACTGTCCGATCATCGTGTCCGACGAAGTGGTCGAACAGGCCGGCCAGCCCCCGGAAGCGTTCGAGCCGGACGACGAGCCGGACCTGGACATCGACGAACCCGCGGAGTTTTCCCCAGACCTCGAACCTGACGAGTCCGACGAGCCCGACGAGTTCGACTTCTGA
- a CDS encoding DUF3194 domain-containing protein, whose translation MNTGNDPDAETVVETAAEAAETVVFSRLDRSHIEDVDITVSFEDGRLEVDVYLDAPDGQADPETVVDDAALAARGAVDELFSS comes from the coding sequence ATGAACACCGGTAACGACCCGGACGCCGAAACCGTCGTCGAGACAGCTGCGGAAGCCGCCGAAACCGTCGTGTTCTCGCGGCTGGACCGCTCGCATATCGAAGACGTCGACATCACTGTCAGCTTCGAAGACGGCCGACTCGAAGTCGACGTGTATCTCGATGCACCCGACGGGCAGGCCGATCCCGAAACTGTCGTCGACGACGCAGCGCTTGCGGCACGTGGCGCAGTTGACGAACTCTTCTCGTCGTAG
- a CDS encoding prefoldin subunit beta — MQGNLPPEAQEKLEELQDLQETAQEVAQQKGQAETQLTEAQNAFDTLEDIDPETGMYREVGELLVETDYETAEEDLSEKVDTLEVRVETLDKQEERVQEQFEELQSELQEMLGGAGGGGPMGGAPGPGAGGA, encoded by the coding sequence ATGCAGGGTAATCTACCACCTGAAGCACAAGAGAAGCTCGAAGAACTGCAGGACCTCCAGGAGACGGCCCAGGAAGTCGCCCAGCAGAAGGGGCAGGCCGAAACCCAGCTGACCGAGGCCCAGAACGCCTTCGACACGCTCGAAGACATCGACCCCGAGACAGGGATGTACCGCGAGGTCGGCGAGCTCCTCGTCGAGACCGACTACGAGACGGCCGAGGAAGACCTCTCGGAGAAAGTCGACACGCTCGAAGTCCGCGTCGAGACGCTCGATAAGCAAGAAGAGCGCGTCCAAGAGCAGTTCGAGGAACTACAGAGCGAGCTCCAGGAGATGCTCGGCGGTGCCGGCGGCGGCGGTCCGATGGGCGGCGCACCCGGCCCAGGCGCCGGCGGTGCATGA
- a CDS encoding KEOPS complex subunit Pcc1: MDHEAVLTAAYDDPDSARLVERSIALEVDEIDGDRTQALVEREGATLTVTIQAADLVALRAGLTTWSGLVEVAEGAAGI, from the coding sequence ATGGACCACGAGGCAGTTCTCACCGCCGCGTACGACGACCCCGATAGCGCTCGCCTCGTCGAGCGGAGCATTGCCCTCGAAGTCGACGAGATCGACGGCGATCGCACGCAAGCGCTGGTCGAGCGAGAGGGGGCGACACTGACCGTTACGATTCAGGCAGCTGATCTGGTCGCGTTGCGTGCCGGGCTGACGACCTGGAGTGGGCTCGTCGAGGTCGCCGAAGGTGCGGCAGGGATCTGA
- a CDS encoding DNA-directed RNA polymerase subunit P, whose translation MAYKCSRCKRDVELDEYGGVRCPYCGHRVLLKERTRDVKEVNVE comes from the coding sequence ATGGCCTACAAGTGCTCGCGTTGCAAGCGTGACGTCGAACTCGACGAATACGGCGGCGTTCGCTGTCCCTACTGCGGGCACCGCGTCTTGCTGAAAGAACGGACCCGAGACGTCAAGGAAGTCAACGTCGAGTAG
- a CDS encoding 50S ribosomal protein L37ae, protein MAERGETGSAGRFGARYGRVARRRVAQIEEDMRDEHECPECGNDRVSRQGTGIWECSYCGYTFTGGAYSPQTPGGRAAERSIRAALAETATEEE, encoded by the coding sequence ATGGCTGAACGAGGAGAGACCGGCAGCGCTGGCCGGTTCGGCGCACGCTACGGGCGAGTCGCTCGGCGTCGCGTCGCACAGATCGAGGAAGACATGCGCGACGAACACGAGTGTCCCGAGTGCGGAAACGACCGCGTCTCCCGCCAGGGGACTGGCATCTGGGAATGTAGCTACTGTGGCTACACGTTCACGGGCGGCGCCTACAGCCCACAGACGCCGGGCGGTCGAGCAGCCGAGCGGTCGATCCGCGCTGCACTCGCCGAGACGGCGACCGAGGAGGAGTAA
- a CDS encoding DUF2103 domain-containing protein, whose translation MQCRECAADLDRPGDYCLVCRTANADVVVLDLDRDRARVTTLDGEKILGTRVVTTTPEDGELSGVELRNFAGQVADEVHRKRPEEVYVTGDRTVIDAVRSQFHYECFRVKGDDPVERVIERQGEPALEVVEASPAEKIGGTHSTLIGNRDGKRAIETVAGHPHVKKIIPGPIDAGGSSTRGGVRAKATRADEGGNVRLLIRDGSSVQENRVVTTAGDRELGEHVRADLNEALREVDLAE comes from the coding sequence ATGCAGTGTCGAGAGTGCGCCGCTGACCTCGACCGACCGGGCGATTACTGTCTGGTCTGTCGAACAGCAAACGCCGACGTGGTCGTGCTCGATCTCGATCGGGATCGGGCACGCGTGACGACTCTCGACGGCGAAAAGATCCTGGGGACGCGGGTCGTCACGACGACGCCCGAGGACGGCGAGCTAAGCGGCGTCGAGTTGCGCAACTTCGCCGGGCAAGTTGCCGACGAGGTGCATCGCAAGCGCCCGGAAGAAGTCTACGTCACCGGGGATCGGACGGTCATCGACGCCGTCCGGTCGCAGTTCCATTATGAGTGTTTTCGCGTCAAAGGCGACGATCCCGTCGAGCGCGTCATCGAGCGACAGGGCGAACCTGCCCTCGAGGTCGTCGAGGCCAGTCCCGCCGAGAAGATCGGTGGCACCCACTCGACGCTGATCGGCAACCGGGACGGCAAGCGAGCCATCGAAACCGTCGCGGGGCACCCACACGTCAAGAAGATTATCCCCGGACCGATCGACGCCGGCGGGTCAAGCACCCGTGGTGGCGTCCGGGCGAAAGCGACCCGCGCCGACGAGGGCGGCAACGTCCGACTCCTCATCCGGGATGGATCAAGTGTCCAGGAGAACCGCGTGGTGACGACCGCAGGCGATCGCGAACTCGGCGAGCACGTCCGGGCCGACCTCAACGAAGCACTTCGCGAAGTCGACCTGGCGGAATAG
- a CDS encoding MFS transporter, giving the protein MPDEQAEAAGPIDAFRSVFALRRDVLILSIAMFAFSLGFQMTSRFLPEYMRTLGASGFVVGLFGTFGNIISAVFPYPGGAISDRIGSRYALTLFGFLSTLGFAVWLAAGQLGAFTVAGLTVEPWVWIFVGLLLAQAWKSFGLGATFAVVKQATEPSRLAAGFAATETFRRVAFLVGPVLATVLIGLHPSFTVSFRYVLAVAVAFGAVGTLVQHWLYDASEDTIGDSFAGLEQIRADLREMPRELRPLLVGDTLVRFANGMVYVFFVLVVTRFFAVGLETTVAIGGVSYAIDLSPAAFFGVLLGVEMLVALLVMAPAAKVAEYVGLKPVVAVGFAVYAIFPVVLINAPPTATAMLAVFAFSGLRFAGLPSHKALIVGPAKQDAGGRVTGTYYLLRNTVVIPSAAIGGYLWDFASPEIAFTLAAAIGAVGTGYFLVFGEEFEAYR; this is encoded by the coding sequence ATGCCAGACGAGCAGGCCGAAGCCGCAGGCCCGATCGACGCGTTTCGGTCCGTCTTCGCGCTCCGTCGAGACGTCCTCATCCTCTCGATTGCGATGTTCGCCTTCAGCCTCGGCTTCCAGATGACCAGCCGCTTTCTCCCCGAGTACATGCGTACACTCGGCGCGTCGGGATTCGTCGTCGGTCTCTTCGGGACGTTCGGAAACATCATCTCGGCGGTGTTTCCCTACCCTGGCGGTGCGATCTCGGATCGGATCGGGTCGCGATACGCCCTGACGCTGTTTGGCTTCCTCTCGACGCTCGGGTTCGCTGTCTGGCTGGCCGCGGGCCAACTCGGCGCGTTCACGGTCGCCGGCCTGACCGTCGAGCCGTGGGTGTGGATCTTCGTCGGCCTGCTGTTGGCCCAGGCCTGGAAATCCTTCGGCCTCGGGGCGACCTTCGCCGTCGTCAAGCAGGCGACCGAGCCCTCGCGGCTGGCGGCCGGCTTCGCGGCGACCGAGACGTTCCGGCGGGTCGCCTTTCTGGTCGGCCCCGTACTCGCGACTGTTTTGATCGGCCTCCACCCGTCGTTTACAGTCAGTTTCCGGTACGTGCTCGCGGTCGCAGTCGCCTTCGGTGCTGTCGGGACGCTCGTCCAACATTGGCTGTACGACGCCAGCGAAGACACCATCGGCGATAGCTTCGCTGGCTTGGAACAGATCCGCGCGGACCTCCGAGAGATGCCCCGGGAACTCCGGCCACTGCTCGTCGGGGATACCTTGGTCCGGTTCGCCAACGGTATGGTCTACGTCTTCTTCGTGCTCGTCGTCACCCGATTTTTCGCGGTCGGCCTGGAGACGACCGTCGCCATCGGTGGCGTTTCCTACGCGATCGACCTCTCGCCGGCGGCCTTCTTCGGTGTCCTGCTCGGCGTCGAGATGTTGGTCGCGCTGCTGGTGATGGCACCCGCAGCGAAGGTCGCCGAATACGTCGGCCTCAAACCAGTCGTCGCGGTCGGCTTTGCGGTCTATGCGATCTTCCCGGTGGTGTTGATCAATGCACCGCCAACGGCGACCGCAATGCTCGCCGTCTTTGCCTTCTCGGGGCTGCGCTTTGCCGGCCTGCCGTCCCACAAGGCACTCATCGTCGGCCCAGCCAAGCAAGACGCCGGCGGCCGTGTCACCGGGACGTACTACCTGCTGCGAAACACGGTTGTCATCCCCAGCGCGGCGATCGGCGGGTACCTCTGGGACTTTGCCAGCCCCGAGATCGCGTTCACGCTTGCGGCCGCGATCGGGGCGGTCGGGACGGGCTATTTCCTCGTCTTCGGCGAGGAGTTCGAGGCCTACCGGTGA